The DNA segment TCCGTCAGCTCGCGGCCAACGGCTTCGCGGAGTCCGCCCACCGGCAGGAAGTCCTGGCCACGGGCGCGGCGGGCACGGTGTACCTGTGCCACCCCTTCCTCGTGCACTCGGCGCAACCCCACCGGGGAACGCGGCCGCGCTTCATGGCGCAGCCGCCACTGCTGCCCCGGGAGCCCCTGAGCCTGGCCCGGCTCCCGGAGGACACGTCGCCGGTGGAGGAAGCCATCCGGCGCGCTGTCACCTGAGTCCTACCGCCTCACTCCCACTCGATGGTGGCGGGCGGCTTGGAGGAGATGTCGTAGACGACGCGGTTGATGCCGCGCACCTCGTTGGTGATGCGCGAGGAGATCTTCTCCAGGATGGGGAACGGGATGCGGGCCCAGTCCGCCGTCATCCCGTCCACGCTGGTGACGGCGCGCAGCACGCAGGTGGACTCGTAGGTGCGCTCGTCGCCCATCACGCCCACGCTCTGCACCGGCAGCAATACGGCGAAGGCCTGCCACACTTCCTTGTAGAGGCCGGCCTTGTGGATCTCCTCCTGCACGATGGCGTCCGCGCGGCGCACCAGGTCCAGGCGCTTCTCGTTCACCTCGCCCAGCACGCGGATGGCCAGACCCGGGCCCGGGAAGGGCTGACGGGAGACCATCTCGTCCGGCAGGCCCAGCTCGCGGCCCAGGGCGCGGACCTCGTCCTTGAAGAGCTCGCGCAGGGGCTCCACCAGCTTGAGCTTCATCTGCTCCGGCAGGCCGCCCACGTTGTGGTGGCTCTTGATGGTGACGGACGGGCCCTTCCAGGACACGGACTCGATGACGTCCGGGTACAGCGTGCCCTGCGCCAGGAAGCCCGCGTCCTGCACGTCGCGCGAGGCCTCCTCGAAGACGGCGATGAACTCCCGGCCGATGATCTTCCGCTTCTGTTCCGGATCCGTGACGCCAGCCAGCTTCGACAGGAAGCGCTCGCGCGCGTCCACCGTCTTCAGCGGCACGTGGAAGCGGTCCACGAAGAGCGCCTCCACCTGCGCCCGCTCGCCCTGACGCAGCACACCGTTGTCCACGAAGATGCACTGGAGCCGGGGGCCAATCGCCCGGTGCAGCAGCAGCGCCGCCACGGAGCTGTCCACGCCGCCGGACAGCCCGCAGATGACGCGGCCTTCTTCACCGACCTGCTTGCGGATGGTCTCCACCGCCTCGTCGATGAAGCCCTTCATCGTCCACGAGCCGGTGACCTTGCAGTCGTTGAAGAGGAAGGCGCGCAGCATGGCCTTGCCCTGCGGCGTGTGGACCACCTCCGGGTGGAACTGGAAGCCGTACCAGGGGTTCGTCTTGTGGGCCGCCGCCGCGAAGGGCGAGTTGCCACTGCGGCCGATGGCCTCGAAGCCGGGCGGCAGCTCGTCCACCCGGTCGCCGTGGCTCATCCACACCTGCACCTGGTCGCCCGGGCGGAACTCCGCGAAGGGGCCTCGCGCGCTGAGGACTTCCACCGCCGCGCTGCCGAACTCGCGGTGGGCGCCCCGGTCGATGCGGCCTCCCAGGAGCTTGGAGATGAGCTGGAGGCCGTAGCAGATGCCCAGGACGGGGACGCCGGCCTCGAAGACGAAGGGGTCGCAGCGCGGGGAGCCGGGCGCTTCCACGGACGCCGGCCCGCCGGAGAGGATGATGCCCCTCGGCGCGAACTGCCGGATGTCGGCGGCGGGCAGGTCCGGGCGGTGGATTTCGCAGTAGACGCCCAGCTCGCGCACACGGCGGGCGATGAGCTGGGTGTACTGGCTCCCGAAATCAAGGATCAGGATCTTCTCGGAGTGCAGGTCCACCGGCGATTCTCCCAGGGGGCGTCGTTGACGGGTGGGGGCCCTTATCGCTACAAACTTCGGGAAATCAACGCTGA comes from the Corallococcus exiguus genome and includes:
- the guaA gene encoding glutamine-hydrolyzing GMP synthase, with the protein product MDLHSEKILILDFGSQYTQLIARRVRELGVYCEIHRPDLPAADIRQFAPRGIILSGGPASVEAPGSPRCDPFVFEAGVPVLGICYGLQLISKLLGGRIDRGAHREFGSAAVEVLSARGPFAEFRPGDQVQVWMSHGDRVDELPPGFEAIGRSGNSPFAAAAHKTNPWYGFQFHPEVVHTPQGKAMLRAFLFNDCKVTGSWTMKGFIDEAVETIRKQVGEEGRVICGLSGGVDSSVAALLLHRAIGPRLQCIFVDNGVLRQGERAQVEALFVDRFHVPLKTVDARERFLSKLAGVTDPEQKRKIIGREFIAVFEEASRDVQDAGFLAQGTLYPDVIESVSWKGPSVTIKSHHNVGGLPEQMKLKLVEPLRELFKDEVRALGRELGLPDEMVSRQPFPGPGLAIRVLGEVNEKRLDLVRRADAIVQEEIHKAGLYKEVWQAFAVLLPVQSVGVMGDERTYESTCVLRAVTSVDGMTADWARIPFPILEKISSRITNEVRGINRVVYDISSKPPATIEWE